AGGAGAGTGCTTTCTGGTTGCAGTTAATGGGAAATGCCAGTGACAAAAAAGTGGGTGAAATTAAAGGCACATATTGAGGCTCCTCTGTCGGGCAGCAGGGAGCCCTGCTGTGGGTCCTTAGACTGAGCTGACTGGGCCCCCTCCATGTGAGTGGGACTgatagaaagagacagagagggagacgtGCTCTATTCAGGTCCAGGAGTACCATTAGCATATCTCATACAGAGCTGGCTGGAGGGAGCCGACCACCTGTAGCTGCGCTAACTCTCAGCGCCAGGAAAAACTTTTCACTCACGACTGTTTACTTCCTAACGAAGGAAGAACCCAGGGCAGAAGGGATATGTGGAgataatctgtgtgtgtgtgtgtgagagagagagagaaaagaatgaaCCCACAGCCAGTCCACATGCATTGTACTTCAGAAAAATCCTGTCACTGACTTGAGGAGTGGTTGAAGGAGTTGAGGGGAGAGAAAGTAGGAGTGTCCAACAggcccctcctccaccctgtgATTGGCCGAGTCAGAGTTCACGGAGGGTGGGGGGAAGCCTGTGGGTGGTGGGGCAGGACGGTAGCTTGCTAGGGGGGCCGGAGGTTGGTAGACACGGCCATCCAGTGCCTTTTATGCAGTAGGTGGAACTCGGAGGAACCAGAGCAGACAGGCGCGAGGCTCCCAGACGCTTCACCACCAGAGCCACCTGAgtccagcacacagccagggaGCCGCAGAGGGCTTCAGGGCTGTTaggaggacagaggacagaTCCTTTTCAGGCAGGGGGGCTGAGCACAGCTTTTGTCCCCAGCTCTTTACTTTTTGCCTCAGCAGAAAAGGATTGCCTTTACCTCTTCCAAGTCAGCACAGCAGATTCTCCCGCTAAACAAAAAGATTTTCCTCAGAAGGATGGCGGGACCCCGGTGCCCAGCGAAAGCCGCCACCCTGCCGCACGGGctcatcctcttcctcgtccttctcctcctcttcctcaccccaGCTGCCATGGCAGCGGAGGAATATGACTACTACAGCTGGCAGTCGGACACCTTCCACAACGGCCGCTTCTACGCCAAGCAGCCGCAGTGCGTGGACATCCCCGCTGACCTGCGCCTCTGCCACGGCGTGGGCTACCGGCGCATGCGCCTGCCCAACCTGCTGGACCACGAGACCATGCCCGAGGTCAAGCAGCAGGCGGGCAGCTGGGTGCCGCTGCTGGCCAAGCGCTGCCACGGCGACACGCAGGTCTTCCTCTGCTCACTCTTCGCGCCCGTCTGCCTGGACCGGCCCATCTACCCGTGCCGCTCGCTCTGCGAGGCGGTGCGCGACAGCTGCGCCCCCGTCATGGAGACCTACGGCTTCCCCTGGCCCGAGATGCTGCAGTGCCACAAGTTCCCCATCGACAACGACCTCTGCATCCCCATGCAGTCGGCGGGAAGCCCCGCCACCCCGCTGCCAGGTAACGCCGCCCCCCAGGGGGA
This genomic stretch from Megalops cyprinoides isolate fMegCyp1 chromosome 1, fMegCyp1.pri, whole genome shotgun sequence harbors:
- the LOC118782756 gene encoding secreted frizzled-related protein 5-like, coding for MAGPRCPAKAATLPHGLILFLVLLLLFLTPAAMAAEEYDYYSWQSDTFHNGRFYAKQPQCVDIPADLRLCHGVGYRRMRLPNLLDHETMPEVKQQAGSWVPLLAKRCHGDTQVFLCSLFAPVCLDRPIYPCRSLCEAVRDSCAPVMETYGFPWPEMLQCHKFPIDNDLCIPMQSAGSPATPLPASKACPPCDNELKADAIMEHFCASDFALKMKIKEVKRENGDRKLVAAQKKKKVLKMGVLRKKDLKTLVLYLKNGADCPCAQLDSLGSSFLIMGRKVDQQLLLMSIHKWDKKSKELKFAIKHMKSQQCPTYHTAFQ